A DNA window from Nitrospira sp. contains the following coding sequences:
- a CDS encoding Winged helix-turn-helix transcriptional regulator (MaGe:77310236), which produces MNLQGQRNLILLTELERDSAVTQRSLAMKLGVALGLTNLYLKRLARKGYVKATTIPSHRIRYLLTPQGFAEKSRLTYLYMQYSLSHYRDMRARLRDTLSRATESGLQRVVIFGTSEFAEMAYLSLREMDMELVGFVSDEMVGTFLSYPVSHPSVLKDWDFDAVVLADLDRSHEHGELLSQYRVPNGKVLALGPTV; this is translated from the coding sequence ATGAATCTTCAAGGCCAACGCAACCTGATTCTGCTCACGGAGTTAGAGCGGGACAGCGCGGTTACGCAACGTTCTCTCGCGATGAAGTTGGGTGTGGCGCTTGGCTTGACGAATCTGTACCTCAAGCGTCTCGCGAGGAAGGGATACGTTAAGGCGACAACTATTCCATCTCACCGGATTCGTTATCTGCTCACACCGCAAGGGTTTGCCGAGAAGTCCCGGCTCACATATCTCTACATGCAGTATTCCCTGTCTCACTATCGCGATATGCGCGCGCGATTGCGTGACACGCTGTCCCGAGCGACTGAGAGCGGCCTGCAGCGTGTCGTGATTTTTGGGACGAGCGAATTCGCTGAAATGGCCTATCTTTCTTTGCGGGAGATGGACATGGAATTAGTCGGGTTTGTCAGTGATGAGATGGTTGGAACGTTTCTTTCTTACCCCGTCTCGCATCCGAGTGTGTTGAAAGACTGGGATTTCGATGCTGTGGTGCTTGCCGATCTCGATCGGTCGCACGAACATGGTGAATTGCTGTCGCAGTATCGGGTTCCGAACGGCAAAGTGCTTGCGCTCGGGCCAACGGTCTGA
- a CDS encoding hypothetical protein (Evidence 4 : Unknown function but conserved in other organisms; MaGe:77310237) produces the protein MTVTRFEDLTVWQEAASLAVEIYRVSKHEGLVKDFGLRDQLQRAAVSIASNIAEGKERETIAEFIRYLYIAKGSSGELKTQLIIAQRIGCLGEGNAQSLILSVEQISAKLGALIRTLKRK, from the coding sequence ATGACGGTCACACGATTTGAAGACCTCACGGTGTGGCAGGAGGCGGCTTCGTTAGCCGTAGAGATATACCGCGTTTCAAAGCACGAAGGTTTAGTCAAGGATTTCGGTTTGAGAGACCAGCTACAGAGGGCGGCGGTATCGATCGCGTCCAATATCGCAGAAGGCAAGGAACGGGAGACCATCGCTGAATTTATTCGCTATCTGTATATCGCAAAGGGGTCTTCAGGCGAACTCAAGACGCAGCTCATCATCGCTCAACGGATAGGATGCCTCGGTGAGGGGAATGCACAGAGTCTGATTCTGAGCGTTGAGCAAATATCCGCGAAGCTCGGTGCGTTGATACGAACTCTCAAAAGAAAGTAA
- a CDS encoding Transcriptional activator RfaH (MaGe:77310238): MHEPRWYALRTKSRHEKLVRDQLEKQGIEPLLPTVKRLSQWKDRKKEIEVPLFSGYCFVRFSQESRLPVQKVSGVVEIVGGGSRHEPIPDGEIDALKTLMTSVLPYDPHPYLHEGMRVEVVRGPLRGVQGILLRKEKRHRLVIGVQLIQQAAAVEIDVRDVVAS; the protein is encoded by the coding sequence ATGCACGAGCCCCGCTGGTATGCGCTTCGTACGAAATCACGTCATGAGAAATTGGTGCGAGATCAGCTGGAAAAGCAGGGGATCGAACCGTTGCTGCCGACGGTGAAGCGGCTGAGCCAGTGGAAGGATCGGAAGAAGGAAATCGAAGTCCCGCTCTTTTCTGGGTATTGCTTCGTTCGATTTTCACAGGAGTCCAGGCTGCCGGTGCAGAAAGTGTCAGGGGTCGTTGAGATTGTCGGGGGCGGGAGCCGTCACGAGCCGATACCGGACGGAGAGATCGACGCATTAAAGACGCTTATGACCAGTGTGTTGCCATACGATCCGCATCCGTATCTCCATGAGGGGATGCGGGTGGAAGTGGTGCGAGGACCGTTGCGAGGTGTGCAGGGTATTCTGTTGCGGAAAGAAAAACGCCATCGCCTGGTCATCGGGGTCCAGCTGATACAGCAGGCGGCGGCAGTGGAGATCGATGTGCGGGATGTGGTGGCGAGTTAG
- a CDS encoding Flippase (MaGe:77310239), producing the protein MDSWWVKLLPTVLRHRFEGRISVQQVMTNAFWLSSDHVYRLGISVVVSVWMMRYLGPQQFGQISFALAFVALFSGFSNLGLDGVIVRDLVKTPHAVDEILGSAWVLKFIGSGAALVLAVVAISWLRPDDILGIWLVLLFAGVFLFQSLDVIDMWFRSSLRSRLSVIPKTIAITVAALGKSGLILAGAPLIVFAWMGLAEALLGGVALLAMFMWLGGNLGTWRIKADRMRALMKEGLPLALSSMVVILYMRVDQVMLGEMLDDKAVGMFTAAIRISEIFYFIPNALVMSLTPALVQARESGGPVYLVRVEQMFSSIAISAILIAIFMSMIARPLISLILGADFISAVPILQVHIWGLLFVALGIASGQYLLLEGQNSISLQRTAMGAVVNVGLNLLWIPRYGALGAAWASLIAYGVATFFLFQNVVSRRCLYLMLRSLMWPKTVAVLWR; encoded by the coding sequence ATGGATTCATGGTGGGTGAAGTTATTGCCAACGGTATTACGGCATCGTTTTGAGGGCCGGATCTCCGTACAGCAAGTAATGACAAATGCCTTTTGGCTTTCCTCTGATCATGTCTATCGATTGGGTATCAGTGTGGTCGTCAGTGTATGGATGATGCGGTATCTTGGGCCTCAGCAATTCGGGCAAATAAGTTTCGCATTAGCTTTTGTTGCTTTGTTTTCTGGTTTCTCCAATCTGGGGCTTGATGGTGTGATAGTTCGTGATCTTGTTAAGACGCCTCACGCTGTGGACGAAATTCTAGGTAGCGCGTGGGTTCTCAAATTTATTGGTTCGGGTGCGGCGCTTGTGTTGGCCGTAGTGGCGATATCATGGTTGCGGCCTGATGATATCCTTGGTATTTGGCTCGTGCTTCTATTTGCCGGCGTATTTCTATTCCAAAGTCTCGACGTCATCGACATGTGGTTTCGTTCTTCTCTTAGGTCTCGGCTCTCTGTGATCCCTAAAACGATCGCAATCACTGTTGCAGCGTTAGGCAAATCTGGGCTTATTCTTGCCGGTGCCCCGCTCATCGTATTTGCATGGATGGGACTTGCCGAAGCCCTGCTAGGTGGTGTTGCTCTGCTGGCAATGTTCATGTGGCTAGGAGGGAATCTAGGAACATGGCGGATCAAAGCCGATCGAATGCGTGCATTAATGAAGGAGGGCTTACCTCTGGCACTGTCCTCCATGGTGGTCATTCTCTACATGAGAGTCGATCAAGTCATGCTCGGAGAAATGCTCGATGACAAGGCTGTCGGGATGTTCACTGCCGCTATCAGAATCTCGGAGATTTTTTATTTCATCCCGAATGCGCTGGTGATGTCGCTTACTCCAGCTCTTGTGCAAGCCAGGGAATCTGGAGGACCAGTTTATTTGGTACGGGTTGAACAGATGTTCTCAAGCATCGCAATTTCCGCGATCTTGATAGCAATATTCATGTCGATGATTGCGAGACCTTTGATCTCCCTCATCCTGGGGGCTGATTTTATATCAGCTGTTCCGATCTTACAGGTGCATATCTGGGGGTTGTTGTTTGTGGCTCTGGGTATTGCGAGTGGTCAATATCTCTTACTGGAGGGGCAAAATAGCATTTCGTTGCAGAGGACTGCCATGGGGGCGGTAGTCAATGTCGGACTCAATTTATTGTGGATACCCCGTTATGGCGCCCTTGGCGCTGCGTGGGCCTCATTAATCGCCTATGGGGTAGCCACGTTTTTTCTGTTTCAGAATGTGGTCTCGCGGAGGTGCTTATATCTGATGCTTAGATCATTGATGTGGCCAAAAACAGTTGCGGTATTGTGGCGATGA
- a CDS encoding hypothetical protein (Evidence 5 : Unknown function; MaGe:77310240), whose translation MKSIKFFLDKAFPFPARLSQNLKILSEKLGQRRSIGYGRPVDGEGSSIPWYTYPAIEFLRQFDFNACSVFEFGAGNSSRFWAGRTKQVVSVESDPGWFDSLKGDIGSNQTLILRTEKEKYAHAIVEQEGLFEIIVIDGLWRYACAAQARPLLAPGGLLILDNSDWYPNTSRFLRESQLFQIDFSGFGPINGYTWTTSIFLSADTRLQNRYGNPSPVGGIGQVADDDR comes from the coding sequence ATGAAGTCGATAAAGTTCTTTCTTGATAAGGCGTTTCCGTTCCCCGCTCGACTCTCACAGAACTTGAAAATACTTAGTGAGAAATTGGGTCAGCGAAGGAGTATCGGGTATGGGCGTCCGGTTGACGGCGAGGGAAGCTCGATTCCCTGGTATACCTATCCGGCAATTGAATTCTTAAGGCAATTTGATTTTAATGCGTGCTCGGTTTTTGAGTTCGGGGCTGGTAACTCAAGCCGGTTTTGGGCTGGCAGGACCAAGCAAGTCGTGTCAGTAGAAAGTGATCCTGGTTGGTTCGACTCGCTCAAGGGAGATATCGGTTCAAACCAGACACTTATCTTGAGAACCGAAAAAGAGAAGTATGCCCATGCCATTGTTGAGCAAGAAGGGTTATTTGAAATCATCGTGATAGACGGGTTGTGGAGATATGCCTGTGCTGCACAAGCTCGGCCGCTACTGGCTCCAGGAGGGCTCCTGATTCTGGACAACTCTGATTGGTATCCCAACACATCACGATTTCTTCGCGAATCGCAGCTGTTTCAAATCGACTTCAGTGGATTCGGCCCGATCAACGGGTACACGTGGACGACATCAATTTTTTTGTCGGCAGATACGCGCTTGCAGAATCGCTATGGAAATCCATCCCCTGTTGGCGGAATAGGGCAGGTCGCAGATGATGACCGGTAA
- a CDS encoding FkbM family methyltransferase (MaGe:77310241) — MTGKERLRAGIPRWIHKSVARLDQLLDPYFVRSYSQEGEDLLLRRVLNGQTTGFYVDIGAHHPMRFSNTYLFYKLGWHGINVDAMPGSMELFQKARPRDINIEAAISETEQVLEYYMMDDPALNGFVSAVNLGIYMKSGRKLLETRPIRTQTMRTLLESYLQGVQEIDFLSVDVEGLDLQVLRSNDWNRFRPRFILTEAFPPSASEALRQFLGEQGYRCIANTVTTFLFSST, encoded by the coding sequence ATGACCGGTAAAGAGAGATTGCGTGCAGGCATTCCTCGTTGGATCCACAAGTCTGTGGCGCGTCTGGATCAGCTCCTGGACCCTTATTTCGTACGGTCGTATTCCCAGGAAGGTGAAGACTTGCTTCTCCGAAGAGTTTTGAACGGACAAACAACTGGATTTTATGTAGATATCGGCGCTCATCACCCGATGAGATTTTCCAATACATACCTCTTTTATAAGCTTGGTTGGCATGGCATCAATGTCGATGCGATGCCTGGCAGCATGGAGCTTTTCCAGAAAGCCCGGCCTAGAGATATAAACATCGAAGCGGCCATATCAGAGACGGAGCAGGTGCTCGAGTATTATATGATGGATGATCCTGCGCTGAATGGGTTCGTCTCTGCCGTTAATCTGGGAATCTACATGAAGTCCGGCCGCAAGCTGCTCGAAACCCGACCGATTCGGACGCAAACCATGCGGACGCTCCTAGAATCGTACCTTCAAGGAGTTCAAGAGATTGATTTTCTATCTGTAGATGTAGAGGGGCTTGACCTGCAAGTGCTTCGGTCTAATGATTGGAATCGATTTCGTCCGAGGTTTATCTTAACCGAGGCGTTTCCGCCTTCGGCGTCCGAGGCACTTCGTCAGTTTCTCGGTGAGCAGGGCTACCGGTGCATTGCAAATACCGTAACCACTTTTCTGTTTTCATCGACATAA
- a CDS encoding Asparagine synthetase (glutamine-hydrolyzing) (MaGe:77310242), giving the protein MSYGNRRYWITFNGEIYNFIEIRAELEGKGHRFGTGTDTEVLLAAFVEWGESCLTRLNGMWAFAIWDVHHQRLFLSRDRLGKKPLFYAETPFGFAFASEMKALFPLLGTVEANSDLIRDRARLFTYETTSECVIRGISRFPAGSYGWFEKGRLRTSRWWCTLDSLPRVPARYEDQVDCLRELLIDSCRIRMRSDVPIGTALSGGLDSSSVIATMKEVARRGGGQRGGKDWQHAFVASFPGTPLDESHYAKDVAEHLGVPATFIKMDPVGAMGRLEEFFYLFEDLYITSPIPFMLTYGAVKKAGISVTLDGHGADELFGGYSFDYLFALRDAGVSVGQALGIIRTFYDSWPKKTQQFPALPHPLLYLGRWHLAYLKSKLIGRPTEDSSSDAAHEKWDQLDHLSRQLYRSTHETVLPTLLRNYDRYSMANGVEIRMPFLDHRILTFAFALRWQAKLRGGYSKAIIRDAVKPFLPPNIVWRKSKLGFNSPVVDWFKGPLRAIFLDMIADKAFRQCDLIDPIAASEAVHHVIESPLASFQDGERAWTLLMPYLWERAVVKRSEAAA; this is encoded by the coding sequence ATGTCGTATGGAAACCGGCGGTATTGGATTACCTTTAACGGGGAAATCTACAATTTTATAGAGATACGAGCAGAACTCGAGGGGAAAGGGCATCGATTTGGAACAGGGACTGATACCGAAGTGTTACTTGCGGCATTTGTCGAATGGGGTGAATCTTGCTTGACCAGGCTGAACGGCATGTGGGCGTTCGCCATTTGGGATGTCCACCATCAACGCTTGTTTCTGAGTAGAGATCGACTCGGAAAGAAGCCGTTGTTCTATGCTGAAACGCCATTTGGGTTCGCCTTTGCTTCAGAGATGAAGGCGCTGTTCCCGCTGCTCGGGACGGTTGAGGCCAATTCTGATCTCATCCGAGACCGCGCGCGTCTCTTCACCTATGAGACAACCTCCGAGTGCGTCATTCGTGGCATCAGCCGTTTTCCTGCTGGATCGTATGGATGGTTTGAAAAAGGTCGCCTAAGGACCTCCAGATGGTGGTGCACACTGGATTCTCTTCCGCGAGTGCCTGCTCGGTATGAAGACCAAGTCGATTGCCTTCGCGAACTTCTCATTGACTCTTGCCGGATCCGCATGCGCAGCGATGTGCCGATTGGGACTGCTCTCAGCGGGGGGCTCGACTCTAGTTCCGTTATCGCGACAATGAAGGAGGTTGCAAGACGCGGTGGTGGACAACGTGGGGGAAAAGACTGGCAACATGCGTTTGTAGCCTCATTCCCTGGTACCCCTCTTGATGAATCTCACTATGCCAAGGACGTGGCTGAGCACCTGGGTGTCCCGGCAACGTTCATAAAGATGGATCCGGTGGGAGCGATGGGGCGATTGGAGGAGTTCTTTTACCTGTTCGAGGATTTGTACATCACCAGCCCTATCCCGTTCATGCTCACATATGGGGCTGTGAAAAAAGCCGGTATTTCGGTCACACTCGACGGCCATGGTGCTGATGAACTGTTTGGAGGGTACAGTTTCGACTACTTGTTTGCCTTACGGGATGCTGGAGTGTCGGTAGGGCAGGCGCTCGGTATTATTCGCACTTTCTATGATTCATGGCCTAAAAAAACGCAGCAATTTCCTGCTTTGCCTCACCCTCTCCTGTACCTGGGGCGCTGGCATCTCGCTTATCTGAAATCCAAGCTGATCGGGCGTCCAACGGAAGATAGTTCGTCCGATGCTGCGCATGAAAAATGGGACCAGTTAGACCATTTATCGCGGCAGCTTTATCGGTCTACTCACGAAACTGTATTGCCGACCTTGCTGCGGAATTATGATCGATACAGTATGGCCAATGGAGTGGAAATCAGAATGCCATTCTTGGACCATCGTATTCTCACATTCGCATTTGCGCTTCGATGGCAGGCAAAGTTACGCGGGGGGTATTCGAAGGCCATCATACGCGATGCCGTGAAGCCGTTTCTACCGCCTAACATTGTTTGGCGGAAGAGCAAGCTCGGGTTCAACTCCCCGGTCGTCGATTGGTTCAAGGGGCCGCTCCGGGCTATATTTCTGGACATGATTGCCGATAAAGCGTTTCGACAATGTGACCTGATCGATCCGATTGCGGCTTCAGAGGCGGTTCATCATGTCATTGAGTCTCCACTTGCGTCGTTTCAAGACGGGGAACGGGCCTGGACCCTTCTCATGCCGTATCTTTGGGAGCGGGCCGTTGTAAAAAGGAGCGAGGCGGCAGCTTGA
- a CDS encoding Sugar transferase (MaGe:77310243), which translates to MNLAPIALFAYRRPTHLQRTVEALRRNPQVSSSQLFVFSDGPKQPSDETAVRQVREYLRTLSGFGSVEIVERNRNWGLANSIIDGVSQICQKYGRVIVLEDDLSVSPHFLEYMNTALDLYEHDNRVMQISGYMFPLAAELEEDAIFLPFITSWGWATWVRAWRHFDSHCAAWPDIKNESEALKAFDLGGAYPYSSMVEAQFRGEIDSWAIRWYVSVFAHKGLVLFPRQTLVNNSGLEGSGTHGKGPSIWRLNHPSDDFAVRVFPKNVFPSQAVKLITAAIGQGRASYFNRACGWIHGILARIQSRD; encoded by the coding sequence TTGAACCTCGCACCGATCGCTCTCTTTGCGTACCGGAGGCCGACGCACTTGCAGCGAACGGTAGAGGCGCTTCGTCGTAATCCCCAGGTATCTTCAAGTCAACTCTTCGTTTTTTCAGACGGTCCGAAACAGCCGTCGGATGAAACAGCCGTGAGACAGGTGCGGGAGTATCTGCGAACGCTTTCGGGATTCGGATCTGTGGAAATTGTTGAACGCAATAGGAACTGGGGGCTAGCGAACTCCATCATCGACGGCGTTTCACAAATCTGTCAGAAGTATGGCCGAGTTATCGTCCTGGAAGACGATCTATCGGTATCGCCTCATTTCCTGGAATATATGAACACCGCACTCGATCTATACGAACATGACAATCGAGTCATGCAAATCTCTGGTTATATGTTTCCTCTTGCGGCTGAGCTCGAAGAAGATGCGATCTTCCTTCCGTTCATCACTTCGTGGGGTTGGGCAACGTGGGTGCGCGCTTGGCGTCACTTCGATTCACATTGTGCTGCTTGGCCCGATATCAAGAATGAGAGTGAAGCCTTGAAAGCGTTTGACCTAGGAGGTGCCTATCCTTATTCATCGATGGTCGAAGCCCAGTTTCGCGGGGAGATCGATTCGTGGGCTATCAGGTGGTATGTGAGTGTGTTTGCACACAAAGGATTGGTTCTTTTCCCACGTCAAACATTGGTCAACAATTCTGGCTTGGAGGGAAGCGGTACGCATGGCAAGGGGCCGAGCATATGGAGACTGAATCATCCCTCCGATGACTTCGCTGTGCGAGTATTTCCGAAAAATGTGTTTCCCAGCCAAGCGGTTAAACTCATTACGGCGGCCATAGGTCAGGGGCGCGCAAGTTACTTCAACCGGGCGTGCGGGTGGATACATGGAATTCTGGCGAGAATTCAAAGCAGAGATTAA
- a CDS encoding Methyltransf11 domain-containing protein (MaGe:77310244) translates to MEFWREFKAEINRQVYIRTGRRPWSRGYGEHRQMEILRVLDQGQFHAERLPPGYGFRLDERVVEYPWLFDRLPAGDESLLDAGSVLNHRFLLERAQLREKRVFVSTLAPEPVSFNELGVSYVYEDLRASCFRNNHFDRIVSLSTLEHVGMDNTMLYTGDASKREDVPRAYLDAVRELKRILKPGGHLYVSVPFGQAKSYGWFQIFDAPMVDALIGEFVPSSYKECHYRYMPDGWVVSNREQSSGATYFDIHKTKEYDPDFAAASRAVVCLDLQKSLEK, encoded by the coding sequence ATGGAATTCTGGCGAGAATTCAAAGCAGAGATTAATCGACAGGTATACATTCGTACCGGCCGACGGCCTTGGTCTCGAGGGTATGGCGAACACCGGCAAATGGAAATTCTTCGAGTTTTGGATCAGGGCCAGTTTCACGCTGAGCGGCTTCCTCCTGGCTATGGGTTCCGCCTCGACGAACGTGTGGTGGAATATCCTTGGTTATTTGATCGTCTTCCGGCTGGCGACGAGTCACTTTTGGATGCGGGATCTGTTCTGAATCATCGTTTCCTGCTCGAACGCGCGCAGTTACGAGAGAAGCGCGTGTTCGTTTCCACTCTTGCGCCGGAACCGGTCTCGTTCAATGAGTTGGGCGTATCCTATGTGTACGAGGATCTTCGGGCCAGTTGTTTTCGAAACAATCATTTCGATCGCATCGTCAGTCTCTCCACCTTGGAGCATGTTGGTATGGATAACACGATGCTGTATACCGGCGATGCGTCCAAACGTGAAGATGTACCTCGCGCCTATCTAGATGCGGTACGAGAACTCAAGCGCATCCTGAAGCCTGGCGGGCATTTGTATGTTAGCGTCCCATTCGGGCAGGCCAAGAGCTATGGATGGTTCCAGATATTCGATGCGCCGATGGTCGATGCTCTGATAGGAGAGTTTGTTCCGTCTTCCTACAAAGAATGTCATTATCGATATATGCCGGATGGATGGGTCGTGTCGAATCGAGAGCAGTCCTCGGGAGCGACCTATTTCGATATTCATAAAACGAAGGAATATGATCCTGATTTCGCCGCCGCTTCTCGAGCGGTCGTGTGCCTGGATCTCCAGAAGTCGCTCGAAAAGTAA
- a CDS encoding SAM-dependent methyltransferase Dde2880 (UbiE -like) (MaGe:77310245), with protein sequence MDLQQISRPDEVTRAAEKRDSDLTWEEAVLWLRDQPDQGPLVLACFYDDPLLEAAKRYASSTEWQAIRSYLPAVRGRALDLGAGRGIASFALARDGWAVTAVEPDPSAIVGTGAIRRLAEEGGFSIDVVDQRGEELPFQDEFFDLVHCRAVLHHARDLAALCREVGRVLKPGGILIATREHVISRKEDLELFLEAHPLHRLYGGEYAYLLAEYRVAIERAGLTIMTVLNPYASDINLFPDSRAGLRQRIATRFQLPSPAFVPGVLLDWVGAWSSQPGRLYSFIAGKLLHA encoded by the coding sequence ATGGATCTTCAACAAATAAGTCGTCCGGATGAAGTGACCAGGGCAGCCGAAAAGCGAGACTCTGATTTGACGTGGGAAGAGGCTGTGTTATGGCTTCGAGATCAGCCAGACCAAGGGCCGTTGGTATTGGCCTGCTTCTACGACGACCCGTTGCTCGAGGCTGCGAAACGCTATGCCTCGAGTACTGAATGGCAAGCGATACGGTCGTATCTTCCGGCCGTGCGAGGCCGCGCTCTGGACCTTGGCGCGGGACGTGGTATCGCATCGTTCGCATTGGCTCGCGATGGCTGGGCAGTTACGGCAGTAGAGCCCGACCCGAGTGCGATTGTCGGCACCGGCGCGATTCGGCGGCTGGCCGAGGAAGGCGGATTTTCAATCGACGTCGTTGATCAACGAGGAGAGGAGCTTCCGTTTCAAGACGAGTTCTTCGACCTCGTTCATTGTCGTGCGGTCCTGCATCATGCCCGTGATCTGGCTGCGTTGTGTCGAGAGGTTGGCAGAGTCCTGAAGCCAGGCGGAATACTCATTGCGACACGAGAACATGTCATTTCGCGAAAAGAAGATCTAGAGCTGTTTCTGGAGGCGCATCCTCTTCATCGATTATATGGAGGAGAATATGCGTACCTGCTTGCCGAATATCGCGTGGCGATCGAACGCGCAGGGTTGACAATCATGACGGTACTGAATCCGTATGCGTCCGATATCAATCTGTTTCCAGATTCACGCGCGGGCTTGAGGCAGCGGATCGCGACACGATTCCAACTCCCTTCACCAGCATTCGTACCTGGTGTTCTTCTTGACTGGGTCGGTGCATGGTCATCGCAACCGGGGCGACTATATTCCTTCATTGCCGGCAAACTGCTGCATGCCTGA
- a CDS encoding Epimerase domain-containing protein (MaGe:77310246) yields MPDRVIITGACGFIGRHVARRFAEAGYFVVGVGHGTWSAEEASSWGISEWHAMDISFDALTNCGPSVDVIVHCAGSGSVGYSLTHPFQDFQRSAGTIAATLEYMRLRAPHARLVYLSSAAVYGQRSGDILISEQMPIEPMSPYGLHKMIGESLCRMYGAQYGVSSVVVRFFSVYGCGLRKQLLWDACIKASRGEVEFGGTGEETRDWLDVTDAAELVLQSVEQASSGRPVANGGTGQSVSIRAVLEELFRGLGRQANPAFSGIVRVGDPKHYRADISTAQQWGWLPKVGWREGVRAYAEWFRRHAL; encoded by the coding sequence ATGCCTGATCGCGTTATCATCACAGGAGCCTGCGGGTTCATCGGCCGCCACGTCGCGCGACGGTTTGCCGAGGCCGGCTACTTCGTGGTGGGGGTCGGCCATGGAACCTGGTCTGCAGAGGAGGCTAGTTCCTGGGGTATATCTGAATGGCATGCGATGGATATCTCGTTTGATGCGTTGACGAACTGCGGACCTTCGGTTGACGTCATTGTCCATTGTGCGGGGAGTGGATCGGTCGGATACTCGTTGACGCATCCTTTTCAGGACTTTCAGCGAAGCGCAGGAACGATCGCTGCGACATTGGAGTATATGCGTCTGAGGGCTCCCCATGCGCGCCTCGTCTATCTCTCTAGCGCGGCCGTCTATGGACAGCGTTCAGGGGATATCCTCATTTCTGAGCAAATGCCTATTGAGCCAATGTCTCCCTACGGGCTTCATAAGATGATCGGAGAATCGTTGTGCCGGATGTATGGCGCCCAGTATGGGGTGTCTTCTGTGGTTGTTCGGTTCTTTTCGGTCTATGGATGCGGGCTCAGGAAGCAGCTTCTCTGGGATGCGTGCATAAAAGCATCACGGGGAGAGGTTGAGTTCGGTGGCACAGGGGAGGAGACTCGCGACTGGTTGGATGTGACCGATGCGGCTGAGTTGGTGCTGCAGTCGGTCGAACAGGCCTCTTCCGGCCGGCCTGTGGCTAACGGCGGAACGGGGCAATCGGTATCGATCCGGGCTGTGCTCGAAGAATTGTTCCGTGGCCTGGGGAGGCAAGCGAATCCGGCATTTTCGGGCATCGTGCGAGTCGGTGATCCCAAGCATTACCGAGCCGATATTTCCACGGCGCAGCAGTGGGGCTGGCTGCCAAAGGTTGGATGGCGCGAAGGGGTTCGCGCGTATGCTGAATGGTTTCGGAGGCACGCTCTGTGA